In the genome of Streptomyces fagopyri, the window GCCGTGCCGGCGCCCGGTGCCACGGCGAGGCGGCCGGCGGCTACTCGTCGTCGGCCCTGGACATCCGCAGGGCGAGGTCCTGGAGCAGGTCGGCCGTCTTGATGTCGGTCTGTCCGGAGTCGTGGACGTCGGCGAGCTCCGAGAAGAGGAACGCGAAGGCACCCACGAGGGAGATGGTGGCGGGCAGATAGGCGTCCGCGACGGCCTGTCCGGCCTCCGCGGGTCCGGCGTCCGCGGGCACCTCGACGCGGGGGAAGACCTCGGTGACGAGCGCACCGAGTTGGGTCTCGGTCGTTTCGGGCCCGGCGTCCTCGTCCTGGGCGATCCTGCGCACCATCGCATTGGTCTCGGTGAGCACGCCGATGGCGCGCAGGATGATCTCCGTCTGTTCCATGCCGTGAGCCTAATGCCGCGGCGGGCGACGTTCCCCCGTCGAGGAGCGGGACAGTCCTTGGGGTGCGTGCTCGCGGTGTACCGCGTTCACACCCACGGGCATCCGGACGCGACGCGGCGGGGAGGTCGCCGGCGCCGAGACGGTCACGCTGTCGCGGTGGGCGGCCCTGGAGGGGCCGTCCGCGACCCCTTGACCTGAAGTGCTCTTCAAGTTCCAGACTCCTCCCCGGGTCCGCGGATGCCGGGCCCGAACGGGAGGGACCGGCATGAAGTACCGTTCCATCGGCGCTGATCCGAACAGCCGCCGTGAGGTGAGCGTGCTCGCGCTCGGCGCGATGCTGTTCGGCTCGGTGACGGACGAGAAGACCTCCTTCGCCGTACTCGACCGCTATGCCGAGGCCGGCGGGAACTTCGTCGACACGTCCGACAACTACGCGTTCTGGACGGACGGCGGCCAGGGCGGCCAGAGCGAGGAACTCCTCGGACGCTGGCGGCGCAGCCGAGGCGTCGGCGACGAGATCGTCTTCGCGACGAAGCTGGGTGCCCGGCCGCTGGCCCCCGGCACCGGGTACACCGACAATCCGGAGGGGCTGTCGGCCAGGACGATCCGGGAGGCCTCCGAGCGCAGCCGGGAAAGGCTCGGCCTGGACCGGATCGATCTGCTGTACGCGCACATCGAGGACCGGACCGTCGACATACGGGAGACCGTCGAGGGGTTCGGTGCGCTGGTGGCGGAGGGGGCCGTGGGCCTGCTCGGCGCGAGCAACCACGCCGTCTGGCGGGTCGAACGGGCCCGTGCCGTGGCCGCTGCCGCGGGGCTGCCCGGCTACGAGGTGCTGCAGTACCAGCACAGCCTGCTGCGGCCCCGTACCGACATACCCGACGAGCTCTTCCGGGACGGCGGCCTCGGCGGCGCGACCGGGGAACTCCTCAACTACCTGCGCGCGGAGCCCGCCTTGACCCTGGTCGCCTACTCGCCGCTGCTGCGCGGCGCCTACGGCCGCGCGGACAAACCGCTGCCCGCGGACTACGACCACCCGGGAACACCGCCCCGGCTCGCCGCGCTGCGGGCGGTCGCCCGGGAGACCGGAGCGAGCCCGAACCAGGTGGTGCTCGCCTGGCAGTTCGGCGCCGACTTCCCGGTGATCCCGCTGGTCGGGATGTCGTCCGTGGCACAGCTGGAGGAGAACCTGGCCGCCGTGGACCTGGAACTGACGCCGGAACAGCGGGAACGTCTCGACAGGGCGCACTGAGGCGATCCGCCGCCCGCGGTCGTGTGGGAGACGGGGGAGCGGCTGCCGTCTCCGGTCGTGTCAGGGATGAGGAAGCCGCCGTCCTCTCCGGTCGTGCGGGTGGCGTGGGTGCGGGCGTCGCGTCCGGTGGTGTCGGTCTCGCGGGTGTGGTCGTGCTCTCCGGTCACGCCGGCGGCGAGGGCGTGGGTGTCGTCCCCGGTGCTGTCGGGGGCGACGGAGCGGCTGCCGTCTCCGGTCGTGTCGGCGATGAGGACGGCGCCGTCCTCCCCGGTCGCGCCGGGAGAGGCGGAGCGGCTACCGCCCCCGTGGGTCAGGGGCGTTGGCCGCGCCGCGAGCGGCGGGTGGTGAGGAGCAGCGCGATGTCGTCGGGGCGCTCCGCGGCCTGCCGGGCCTCCTCGGTCAGCAGGTCGGCCGCGCGGGACAGTGAGGAGGCGCCGGGGCGGGCGTGCGGGGTGCCCGCCCCGGACAGCTTCGCGCGCACCCTCTCGATCCCGTCGTCGATGTCGGCGCCGGGCTTCTCGACCAGACCGTCCGTGTAGAGGGCCAGAACCGCACCGGGCTCCAGGCGCAGGTCCGTGACCGGGTAGCGGGCGTGCGGGTCCACGCCGAGCACCACGCCGCCGGGCAGGTTCAGGACCTCGGCGCGCCCGTCGGGGTGGCGCAACAGGGGCTGCGGATGTCCGGCGCGCGCGGCACGGGCGATGCCGGTCACCGGGTCGAGCCGGATGTAGCAGCAACTGGCGAACTGGCCGGGATCGAGGTCGATGAGCAACCGGTTGGTGCCGCTCATCACCTCGTCGGGAGCGTGGTCGCCGAGAGCGAACGCCCGGACGGCGCTGCGCAGTTGGCCCATGGTGGCCGCCGCCTGGACACCGTGCCCCTGGACGTCGCCGATGACGAGGGCCAGTCCGTCGCCGGCCTCCACCACGTCGTACCAGTCGCCGCCCACGTCCATGCCCTCGGTGCCGGGCAGATACCGTCCCGCCGTCTCCACCTGGGGGTGTGCCGACAGCCGGTGCGGGAGCAGTGCCTCCTGCAGACCGCGGGCGAGGGCGGCCTCGGAGTCGTAGCGCCGCGCTCGCTCCAGGGCCTGCGCGACGAGGCCGGCGAGCGCTGTCAGTACGGCGCGCTCCTCGGTGCTGAAGTCGCGCGGACGGTCGAAGCCCAGGATGCAGGAACCGACCGGCCGGCCCGAGGCGATCAGCGGCAGGAAGACCCGCGCGCCCACCTTGGCGTCCACGGCGATGCCGGGATAGGCGGATTCGAGGCGGGGCATCGACTCGAAGAACAGGGCCCGGCCGGAGGTGAGGGTCTCCACTCCGGGCAGCTTGGCGTCCAGCCCCACCCCGTCGAAGGGGGCGAGGAATCCCTGCGGGAAGCCGGTCTCCCACGCCAGGTACAGCCGCCGCTCCTGCAACAGGTAGATGGCGAGCTGCCGTCCGCCGAACGCGGGCAGCAGCTCCCGCATCACCACCTCGGACACCTGACGGGCGGTCACGGCCTCGGACAGCGCGATGGCGAGGACGATGGGGTGGTACAGCCCCGCCGTGGTGACGCTGGACACGGACGTTCCGATGCCGGATGCCGCTTCCGCCGGCCTGCCCACGTCGGGCGCCGCGGCCGCCGCGGCCCTGGTGGTGTCGGCGATACGTCCCATCGGGATGAGCCTGCACGTCAGGCCGCGGGGGCCGGGATACACCGACAGGGTCAGCCAGGTGTCCCCGCGGCCCGCCAGGGAGGTCCGGCGCCCTTCGCGCGGGCGGGCGACCTGGAAGTGCACGGGCTCCGGCGACAGCAGTGCGCCGCGCAGATGGTCCTCGTAGGACGGCTGGTCCAGCCAGGGCACGGCCTGCCACAGCGGTCGCCCGAGCAGTTCCCCGTGCGGCCGCCCGAGGAGCTCGGCGGCGCGCGGATTGACGTAGGTGATCAGCCCGAGCCGGTCCAGCGCGAAAACGCCCTCCGGGAGGAGATCGGCCGCGCCGGCCGCGGCCGGGCCGGGGCCCGGGTCGACGACCGTCCCGCGGACCGGGAACGGCGGGTCGGGTGTGTGGCGGCCGGGCGACAGGTGTACCAGGCACAGACCGCCGCCCACGGTGTGCAGCGGCAGCGGATGGGTGGGCGGGTGTCCGGCGGCCGTCTCGTGCAGCGCGGCCAGCAGGGCGTGCGGATCGCCCGGGGACAGCCCTCGGGCGAGCGCCTCCGGTGTCCCGGGGAAGGCCCCGGCACCGGTACCGAGCAGGGACCGCAACGCGTCGTCCGCGGTGACCGTGCCGTCGGCCGGATCCCAGGCGAACCGTCCGGCGCACCGCGGGGGAGCGTCGGCGGGCGGGTGCACGCACAACGGCTCGCTGTCCCAGGTGACTTCGGACCCGTTCTTCTCCCGGTCCGACAGGGCGGTGCCCAGACTCTCGGCCACCGCCGTCATACGGTCGCGGTCCGGCAGTACGTCGGTGGCGTCCGAGGCCGAAGGGCGCAGCACGGTCAGGACGCCGAAGGAGGACGACGAGCCCGTCACGGGCACGTACAGCGAGCCGAACTGGAACGGCAGTCCGGCGGCGAGCTGCGGATAGCGGCGCATCGTCTCCGTGGCGTCGGTGAGCAGCACCTCCATGCCCTGCCGGTAGCAGTCGGCGGCGGGGAAGGGCCGGTCCAGGGGCAGGCGCCACCAGGAACGGAACAACTGGTCGGGCAGGCCCGCGAGAACGGCCAGTCTGAGCAGGCCGGGCGTGGGCGTGCGCAGATAGACACCCCCCGCGAAGCCGCGGGCCGCTCGGATCGCGTCCGCCACGGCCCCGCTGAGCAGGGCGCCCAGGCCGTCCGGCGCCCGGTTCGCGGGCTCGGCGCTCCCAGTCATCGGTCTGTCCTCGTCCGCCTGCCGTCAGGTGACCACAGCAAGAATGCGCCTCGGCGGTACCCACCCGCACCTCGACGCCTCCCGCGCCGGTCGCCGTTCGTTGGCCTTGGTTTCACTCAGCCGTACTCGGCTCGACCCAGCGCGAAAGATACCCTGCCCGCGCCCCGGCGAGGAGTCCCGGGACGATGCCGACGGCCCGCTCCTGACGGACGGGCCGCGCCGGCGTCGGTCCGGGGCGGTGTTTTTGCCGGTCCGTGGCGGCGAGACGGTCGGCTCCGGGGCGGGGTCGGACGGTCGTGGGGTCGGACGGTCGTGGGGTCGTGCGGCGGGGCGGCGTGCGGTCGGGCGGTCGCGCGGTGGGTCAGGAGCGTGGCGCGGGCCTCAGCGCGTCCGCGGCGGCGGACGCCACGGCCTCGGCCACCACGGCGAGCGCCGGGAAGTCGAGCTTCCACTGCTGCCAGTACAGCGGGACGTCGACGGTCCGGTCCGGTGCCAGGCCGACCAGCCGCCCGGCGCGCAGCAGCGGCGCGGCCTGCGCCTCGGGCACCATGCCCCAGCCGAGTCCGGCTGCGACGGCGTCGACGAACCCCTCCGACGTGGGCACGGAGTGCCGCAGCGGGCTCGCGCCGCGTCCTCCGAGCAGCCGGGCGGCGAAGTCGTCCTGGAAGTCGTCGTTCCGGTCGAAGACCACCACCGGAGCGTCGGCGAGCAGGTCGTGCAGGGCCGTGTCCGTCCCGGCGTCGAGCCACCGCCCGGCGA includes:
- a CDS encoding SpoIIE family protein phosphatase; the encoded protein is MTGSAEPANRAPDGLGALLSGAVADAIRAARGFAGGVYLRTPTPGLLRLAVLAGLPDQLFRSWWRLPLDRPFPAADCYRQGMEVLLTDATETMRRYPQLAAGLPFQFGSLYVPVTGSSSSFGVLTVLRPSASDATDVLPDRDRMTAVAESLGTALSDREKNGSEVTWDSEPLCVHPPADAPPRCAGRFAWDPADGTVTADDALRSLLGTGAGAFPGTPEALARGLSPGDPHALLAALHETAAGHPPTHPLPLHTVGGGLCLVHLSPGRHTPDPPFPVRGTVVDPGPGPAAAGAADLLPEGVFALDRLGLITYVNPRAAELLGRPHGELLGRPLWQAVPWLDQPSYEDHLRGALLSPEPVHFQVARPREGRRTSLAGRGDTWLTLSVYPGPRGLTCRLIPMGRIADTTRAAAAAAPDVGRPAEAASGIGTSVSSVTTAGLYHPIVLAIALSEAVTARQVSEVVMRELLPAFGGRQLAIYLLQERRLYLAWETGFPQGFLAPFDGVGLDAKLPGVETLTSGRALFFESMPRLESAYPGIAVDAKVGARVFLPLIASGRPVGSCILGFDRPRDFSTEERAVLTALAGLVAQALERARRYDSEAALARGLQEALLPHRLSAHPQVETAGRYLPGTEGMDVGGDWYDVVEAGDGLALVIGDVQGHGVQAAATMGQLRSAVRAFALGDHAPDEVMSGTNRLLIDLDPGQFASCCYIRLDPVTGIARAARAGHPQPLLRHPDGRAEVLNLPGGVVLGVDPHARYPVTDLRLEPGAVLALYTDGLVEKPGADIDDGIERVRAKLSGAGTPHARPGASSLSRAADLLTEEARQAAERPDDIALLLTTRRSRRGQRP
- a CDS encoding aldo/keto reductase, whose amino-acid sequence is MKYRSIGADPNSRREVSVLALGAMLFGSVTDEKTSFAVLDRYAEAGGNFVDTSDNYAFWTDGGQGGQSEELLGRWRRSRGVGDEIVFATKLGARPLAPGTGYTDNPEGLSARTIREASERSRERLGLDRIDLLYAHIEDRTVDIRETVEGFGALVAEGAVGLLGASNHAVWRVERARAVAAAAGLPGYEVLQYQHSLLRPRTDIPDELFRDGGLGGATGELLNYLRAEPALTLVAYSPLLRGAYGRADKPLPADYDHPGTPPRLAALRAVARETGASPNQVVLAWQFGADFPVIPLVGMSSVAQLEENLAAVDLELTPEQRERLDRAH